The window atttaaaaaaaaaactcggcGAGATTCGGGGATTTGATAATTAGTTAAGAATTTTCGAAAAAGGTCCACGCGAGGAACGatagagagtgagagagagagagatatgaaTCAAAGGGGTCTGGCTTGAGAGACAGAGAGACAGGCGAGAGAGGCACAGGAAGACAAATCTCTGTctgtaaaaataatttatagttataataatgtttttgtgGTTTCTTGGGCAGACGGCTAGGGCTGGTGGGAGACACGGAGAGGAGAGCTTCACAACCCGGCCTTTGGGCTTTATTATGCAAAGACCTTTTTTTGTATGTAGTAGGCAGGCGGACAAGGCAAAGATCCAATGCGTTGACTTGTTTTACCCGTTCCAGTGATATACACGTGAACATCCTGCTGTTTCAGTTCTATTTTTCTTGGGTCGTCAAAAAGACATTATTACCCCATTGGAAATTACAACAACACATTAGTTGTGAGCGCCAAGATAAGGCTAAAGACGTAAAAACGCTCTGAGTATTCTTTCAGGTCAGGTTCAGAAACTAGTTTCGTTTCGTTTCATTTCGTTTCATCCACCCCCTCTTCACTTGAGAAGTTCTGTCTTTTGCGATCCTTGTCATTTTTGTAAAGGTGAGTCGATCTATATATGGTCACTAGTATTCTGGAATTGATGCTGTTTTAATACTCAGTTCGAACATTCTGTTATCAAATCCGGTTCTAGTCAGTTGTTAGCGGGATAGAGTTTGCTTGAGATCATTTcgcttcttgattttttttaatgtcacTGATGGATCTGGTAATCTTCCTTATCGAATTAAGAAAATGAATCTGTATTAAGTGGACTAATCTCAAATCTAGGTAAAAAAaatgggaggaggaggaggaggagaaggagttGGCGATTTCAGAGCCAAAGTATGGAGCATGTCTGGTGGGCCTTACTGTAGGCCCAAGCACTGGCGTCGCAACACCGCCTTTGCAATGCTCGGCGTTTTCCTTGTCTGCATCCCCATTGCCATGAAGTCTGCCGAGCTCGAGGTATTCATTCTTCTTCACTTCTTTGGTCCTTACAATTAGAGATTAGAAAATAACAATAAGTGAATCACAACTGCTATGGATAACATATCTACTCAATGAGTATAACTTTGTTGGTCTGTTATCATGTGTAGATAATTTTGTTTTCGCTTCCAGTGTCTAGCATGATTTAGGGTATTGAATGTCTTTGATAAACATCTGTATCTTATCAGTAGAGACTCTATGCTGCCTACGTCCTGCAGTTTTGGATGTTACAGTCTGTGTGAATCTATTGTAGCAGATAGctttggtttatatatatatatatatataaatatatttcacaAGCAGGCAGTCCTCATGAAGAGAAGAACATTTTAATATGTGTTGGTCTACTCTACCTCAATTCACCATTTcgaaaagtttaaaatttaactaCCTTCTCTCGTACCTAGTTTCATTTGTTTAGTTTCATTAATAATTCCCTTCCCCCTACcttatttcattttattcttTGTTATTTGCCAATGATTCATCTGTAGGGTATTCGCCAATGGTAGCCTATTTTTGATAATGTCCTGTGACCTGAATTTGATTTGCACCCATTTAAACTATGTTTCTCATTGCCATGTTACTTTACGTTTTGTGTTTGTGTAGCAGTCTTAGGAGATTTAGTTGATTCTTTTGCTGTACTTCGACCATGGGATATAATTTTCTGAATGCTTGAAAGAGCGGCTTGGGTACTACTTACTAGTATGGACTTACAgttctttttatgtttttgaatgcCTAATACTTAACTCTAGTCATTTGTCACAAGAACCCAGTCCTTAACTGTATTATCTCCATGCTGCTCTATCGTTTGAACTTTCTTGTTTCATGATCAAAATTTGAGGGAAAGCTTTATTATTTGATATTTCAGCAAAGGCCGCATATGCCGGTACGCCCAATTCCTTCACAGATATGGTGCAAGAA of the Brassica rapa cultivar Chiifu-401-42 chromosome A03, CAAS_Brap_v3.01, whole genome shotgun sequence genome contains:
- the LOC103858862 gene encoding uncharacterized protein LOC103858862: MGGGGGGEGVGDFRAKVWSMSGGPYCRPKHWRRNTAFAMLGVFLVCIPIAMKSAELEQRPHMPVRPIPSQIWCKNFGTKDDYEKEH